GGTTTGGATTTTATTTTCGATTTTTGCGTGATACAGGTAAAATGATTTATCGAAAATGTCTGTTTTCCTGCAAACAAATGATTTCAAGAAAACAAACCTGGTTTtccaaaatataatggtctaagaATTTTCGCTACAAAGTAACTAATTTTTAGAAAACATAATTGAACATGGATTCAACTGAAAAGCTAACTAAGAATAATTTCCACTAAATTGGAGATTTCTTTAGTAACGGAATTTGTGCTATTTTTCAATGTTTCTAGAAAGTTAAATCTTCAACCATTTTATATAATCACTCCAGAtgcggccataacgtctaggctagaatcaaatcaaatttcttgACATATCCTACATAGAAAATTTGTAGTTGTGCTGCTAGAATAGATTTGGTGGGTATACTACCAGAATTGCAGTAAAACTGCTAGAGCACACTTCTCCATCATATATCATATCctaccccaatgcacatgcaaaaaCATACCAATATCTCATGCTACATGATCATAACaaaacaaatttataacatgCTTACACAAGTTTCATTAAAACAGATTATGTCACATAGCCTACATAGAGTTTTGCTAATCAGAGTTATGCTTTACCAAAATGCAAACATTTAGATTATGTATTTCACATTCTTACTAGATTACAAAATATCTACCTACCTAATTTCAAAAATCTACTTTTGGCCAAATAGAGGCCACAAACTACCCAAAATGGGCCCACACTcttgtgtggcccacacacccTACTTGATCGGGCCATGTGGCTCACGATCTACCACATGGCCTACCAAATGGCCGTGTGACCTACACTACTTCCCACAGGGTTTACCATACagtcgtgtgacccacacggtcTACCACAAGGCTTAACATACAGTTGTGTGATGTACACGAccaaccacacgaccgtgtgatgcaGCCTACCAGCTTCAATCACAAAATTCCagattttttgtgattttttagtgTTCTCGAGTTAGAAAGACACACACGAACACTTTTGGTATGTTGTCTCAAcaacaaaaattttggaaactacCTACGAAATCCAAATCGAACCAATTAACTAATACACATACTAATACAACCTAAATAATCGGTTCCTATAAACTAAATGAAACTAACCTTTAATTTGAACATTTAAACACTTACCCTTGGAGAAGAACAAGAGCCTTTAACAACACTTAACTCGCTAGAGGATCGTTGTGTGTCTCACAATATTCCTTTATCAATACAAGAATGTTcaaactcaacattaaaaccaATTAAAAGTCCACTTAACTTTATGTGAACTGAAGAAGAAAACcacaaaaatatggaaaaatatggaaaaatatggaaaaccacaaaacaaaaggaagaaaacaGAGGAAGTGGCTGCAAGAGAGGAATGAAGAAGAAGGAATAGTAGAAGCAATTTTTTTATTAGCCCAAAGTTCACaggaaacaaaagaaagaaggaagatTGTGAAGGTTTATAGGaaacaaacaaagaaagaaaagggtCAACTTGTGACACGCGCGAAAGGAGGGGGACCAAAAGGCAATATTCCCACGTTGATCAAACGGTGCCGTTCTGGCAAGCCCGTGCGCATGGTCTCTGGACCAGATTGAAACAAAAGCCAAAACTTGGTGGcctaaatcaaataaaacaaaggACCATATTGACACAAAATGCAAAGGCCGAGGATCTATTGCGCAAATAGTCCCTCAAgtgaaaaacacgcggatccttgggTGCGGATCGGGTCGCTCACGGGTCACGAAAAACGGCGCTATTTTGGCGGTAAAACCCCTCCAAGTGAAACAACGTCGTTTCAcactatatataaattttgaaaaataactaaaaaaaacatttttcctttcatttctcaGAAAAAAGAACAGAGAGACAAAGTCTCTCTCCCTCTCAGCCTTTCTCTCCAGATCTGACCATCGCCACCACCGTAGCGCCACCGTGGCTAATGGACGGCGTTGCGCAAACAGGGTTTTTGAACCCTCACCTCACGGCGTCCCCGAAGGCTAGGCCTTCTCAACCGCGTGATCAAAAGAAAAGGAAGCAAAGGGGTCTTCTCCctattcgactccggtgatggcAAAGACAGACTCCAGCGCCGACTTTCGAAGCAAACATGTATTTTTTGCTTTATCTTTTATTAAAAAGGCTcgtaaaaaagtaaaataaaataaataaacacaaacaATAATGAACAGGAACAcaaagtaaagaacaaagaaattttaaaacaacattttctttaagtttttttCATGCTTTTCATTCACCAGTCGTAAAAAAAATACAGAAAGAgtgtttggcttttatagccgatttgcttctatttttctattattattttttgggctGCTTGTGTGTGTCCTCTATTTTGCAGGGTTGATGGGCGACGGTCGACGTGACAGCGGCGGTGGTAGACTCGCGGTGGCTCGGAGACCAAGGGTCTGAAGCAAGTGGTGGCCAGGAGACCAAAGGTCTCAAGCAAGGTGCGACGCTTAGGGTTTCAGTAGGCTGACTTTGGTTTCTGGGTCTGTTGGGCCTGGTTTTGGGCTCTgggtttgggtttaattttgttgGGCTAGGTTTTGGGTTAGGCTAGTTGGGCCTTGGGCTAAGTCCTTAGGTTGGGTTtgatttgggctagggttaggtgGGTTTGTTGGGCCCCAGGTAAATTTGCGCTGTACAGCTCTGTATTGTCAAATGCTTATGCAACAACTTTTACTTTAATGAAAGTTTCTTTCCGTTTGTTAAAATTACACAAGTTCCCAATCCATGTACTTAAACGAATATCAGAATATGTCAATAACTTCATTTCCCCAATCAATTACGCTCTCTTCTTTTACCATCATTTCTCAATAGCTCAGCTTCTCTAGATCAAGTAGTCAGTATCATACTAGTGGATGCAAAGTTTTTGTTTTGGTAACCGTACGTGCTAgtgtattttatgttttgtttcggCCTTATTGTTGTTTCTTAAATATATTTTCCTGTTTATATCTTAGTTTCtcgataaaatatattatatatgcaaATAAACCATAACAATATACGTTcgaacaatttattgaaatatatattttccaAATATTAATTGCATccaatgattatattttatttctaaatgcaacaataaattaaaaatcttaCTTTTTAAGACAAAATAGcgtaattttttattgaaactgTGAAAATCTTATGCCAATCGGTATGGGCTAGGAGAAGCCGAAATAAATTGAAacacaaaaaaaaccaaaacaaacCAATTGATTTACTAGTGAATCAATACAATCAGAATCTAGTGAATGGCAAAATCTCAATTTTGATTCACTAGTTCTGTCAACAATTCGAAGATAAATTCACTTATCTGATCACTAAGAATTTGAATTTTACCCACATACTACTGTTCTGGGCAGTACGACTTAAGGGAAACAAAAGTTATTTTCGTTTTACACACACAAGATTCAAACATGAAACCTAAGGACAAGCTGAAGCCTTACCAttaaaccagcaggctcattcttgtcaACAAACTAATAAGAATAAATTATAACTTGTATGTGAACAGCCAATTGAAGGAGCAAATATCAACAAAAGTCAAGGGAAGGGAATCGAATACAGGACCTCTAGCACACAACCAAAACACTTAACTACTGAACCAAATCAAATAAAcccataaattataaaattttgggcgttacaactctcggttcactaacccaatttctactaacccggtttttgggatgtgacaatatTTATTTCCCTAAAAGAAAATATAAGCACAATAAAAAAGGGAATAGAAAATGGAAAGAGTCCAAATCAAATAAATACACCTCCATATATATCTTATCATTTCGAAAGGGAAAGCACAATAGGTCCAACATGAAACTCTCTTAACCCAACCCTTTTGTGGATAATAAAAGCATTTTCTATTAATGTACTCGGGCATTATcattactaaaaaataaaaatcttaccctattaaatatatttactaaCAAAACCAAAATTATTAGGCAAACTAACAAAACCAAATAATGCCTTAAAACAATGACAACTTGAAACCTATGTTTCACGGTTTCAAAATGTTAgctattaaaacaatatatttactttaaaatagaaaaaaacacaATATATAAGGTAGCTATCTCCATTAATTTTAAGCATTAGAAAGTAAAGAATTCAATAAACATTTGCTACCCTTATCTCTTTGATATTAGAATAATTTCAAATGGAATTTCGGGGAGTAATCTTTGttagttttcttatttttcaacTTCGAGTTAACTCTAATGCCTTTCCAATGAATGATTTGATAAGCAAATTGCCAGGACAACCAGATGTTAATTTCAGGCAATTTGCTGGATATATTGATGTGGATGAAAATGTCGTTGGTCGAAgtcttttttactattttgttgaAGCTGAAAAGATCCCCTAACTCAACCCCTCACTGTTTGGTTAACTGGAGGTTAacttctttgaaattttttattgcaGTTTTTGATGTTATGCGGATTTTCCAGTAGGTATCCTATACGAACAAGTTAGATAAAATTTACTATGCGCAAGCCAAAGCAAAGGGAAGCTGGGGCTTCGGCCCCATTGGTTAAATGTTACAATTACATTTTTAGCCTTTCCCAAAAAttagaattcaatttaatcccctttTTCCCCTTCAAATGGAAACATTATCACTTCCTGCCCTCGTTAGaaagtaataattcaatttaggCCGTTTCCATGCAAAGATTTTATCTTTATCTCCATCTCTAACACAAAATTTATAGCCTTTCTCTGACTATGATTTTTTCCTCATCTGGAAACCCATACGTTTAAACATATATTGAATACATGTCGAACTAGACTAGTCATTACGTTAGATCGAACCATCACTCTATTTTTCTAGCTTTACTTAAGTCTAGCCGATAAGTTTGTTTGATTACTCACATATAATAAAATCTTTAGTGTAATACTATTCAGGACCAGGGTGTTCTTCAGTTGGAGATGCCTTTGGAAGTGTTGGTCCTTTTATTGTTACAAAAGATGCTCATGGTCTCCAAACAAATTTCTTATCTTGGAGCAAAGGTTGTCTAATTTCCTACgcttattttattgatatatattttttgtgcatatatatatatcatgtttcatagttattttttttcacatccatataaatttaacaaaatatattaaatgttttagaactatatatatatatatattttcacatccatataaatttaacaaaatatattaaatgttttaGAACTATATATAAAATGTTACAGTACGTCTAGTTTTCATTATTGTGTTTAAATGAATTGCATTGCCTTtcttatattgtttttttttgtatttctatgTCTATATAAGATTCTGTCTAATATATGTTTCAGTGTCAAATCTATTGTTTATTGACTCCCCTATTGGATCTGGATGGTCATATTCAAACACAAGTAGTGATTATAATAACGGAGATGATACCACTAGTAAGATCGTAGTATATATTcttcattattaattaaaatagtttggatattatatatattgatagttTCCAATTGTTTGTTACGTACAGATAAAATATTGCTTACATTTATGCAAAAATGGTATGAAAAATATCCGGTCTTCAAGTCGAAAGATCTATATCTAGCTGGATCAAGTTTTGCAGGTGAACaatttcttgcttcttttctcttATCTGGTTGTATATCAACATATTTTTAATACACCAAAACATACTTAATGAATACCTAAACAAAATATAATGCGATCTCTAGCATATAGTATTTTCTATCTATATATTGTACGTTATTATTTACATATCAAGCTTGCAacactattattttttagattcaaactcaaataattaatcaaatttcttattaaattaataattttgtaaaaataattaaaaaaataaatattttcataaattattttttgtaacaTACTTCTTTAATTGAATATGTCAAACTAATTATTCAAAAGAAATATAACAAGCAAATGATCTTGTCTTAATACGAGTTATGGATAAGTCTCTATGGAACAATACAAACAATATAACATGTTCGTTACTATAATCAAATCTGTGGATTTTATTTCAGGACACTATGTACCAAATCTTGCTAATGCTTTACTCGACGACAACAAGCAATCCAAGCAGTCGAAATTTAACCTCAAAGGACTGGTTGTAAGTAAAATCgtatctaaataatcaaatttaattgcCACTTTAATATATATTTGCATAAAAGGATTAGTTAGAAATGTTCATGGTTGAGTAACTTGCCTAATTCGAGAAGGCTTAGCTTTACTAGATTGGATTAGGATACCGACTTCTACGTTTTGGATCAAACCATTATGACTTTGATTATTGTTCATTAGATTGCAtcatagaaaatatattttggtttaaatcaaGCATCCACACTaacataaaaagttaaaattattctgaaatatttttaagaattttatcgGGCCTggataaaacaaaaataacatgTGTTGCAGCTCAAATCTTCCGTAAACATGGTTAGGTTCAATTCaatgttaatttaaatattttattgtgaactttatttttatttttttaattgcaaCTATTTTGAACAGCTGGGAAACCCAATGCTTCGTAAAAAGCTAGACGATATTGCaaaaattgatttctttttctctcgagAGATGATAAATAGCTCGTTGTATAACGAAATCAAGAAAGAATgcaatgccattgatgaaaataaTTACTTTTCTAGCATCAAAACCACTTGGAGTGCAAAATGTAAAAACCTTGTGTTTGAGGCCGATTTGGCTGCTTTCAAGACCGATGCTCATAATTACTCCCCGCAGAAGCTATTTGATGTCTTTCGCCCTCCTTGTGCTGAAACTgagaaagatttgaacttagaAAAAcaggttttcatttatttctttacatTCCTCTTACTTTACTTTAATTCGGAACTGCAAATAACATACGTTCGTATAGAATCGAATTAACTGAACAACCGAGTAGAactaatttgtgttatttttcttttattggtCATAGCAAAAgcataaaactttatttttcagtccaggttcctttagttAGCACAGAAGTAGACATGTGCCATCCATTACGGGTGCAATTTTACTTTAATCTCCCAGAAGTTCAAAAAGCTTTCCATGGGAATCAAACAAACTTGTCATACAGATGGAAGGGTTGTTTCACGTAAGTTCTcccttaaaatttgaaataattgatgTTTTTTTATTCCAGATATGTTGATATAATtactttttagaaattattttaaattcaagttttaagaCTCATTATCTCCATATTGTCACCTCTTGTTttggtaaaataaataaattacttatttattGATGTGGATGCCGTGTAAAAATTGTtaaccttaaaattttcattatatgtCACTCTTATTTATTTAGAGCTAATTTTAAATACAACGAAGCTGATAAGGACCTTGACATGCTTCCTGCGCTTAAAAATCTTCTTCAACTATCCGTTCCCATTACAATATTCAGGTTGGTATTGTATTTGTATGCCATAATTTTTTCCAATACTTTCTTGAAATAAGTTAACTAAGTATGAAGAATCGAAGTGAACGATTATGAAAACAAATTCTCGTGCCATTTgactgattttttattttattttattaatatgattACAATGTTATAGTGGAGATCAAGATGGTATAATACCGATAGAGGGAACCTTACAACATTTGGAAAAGTTGGCCGAGGAGTTAAACATCAAGTTAACCAAAAAGGAAACATGGAGTCTTGGAACCAAGGTTTTATGtttacacatttaattatatatatattagcttcttctttttttatattatgattaGATATATTTAAGCATCAAGTTATCCGGCAGATATGGTTACCAATTTGGATCTAAACTTGAACAAGAAATTTTAAGTGTTGACTCGATTGGCTTGATTAGCGCATTCAAGGCAAGCTCACACTACTTACCCAGTTCAATGGGCTTGACCAATACGTGCTAGGCCGTGATCATGATTTTCCACAAATTTTGGGCAACTCgtcctaaatttttatttaaatatgaaaatattaatgtaaacataatttatatttactaAATAGTTAGTCGAGCCGATAGGTTGGCTCGAGCTAACTTAatcataaaaaagtaaatatattagAAGAAAATAATTTTGCAGAATGTCATATATATTGAATAATGGAATGGGTTTTCTTCTTTACtatttatctttataaatttgtattttaatacgataaaattaattataaatatttaacagGAAGGAGGCTTGAAGTATGAATTTGGAGACTTACTAAAATTCTTGACGGTGAAGGGAGGTAATCATCATGTTACATCTTCTCGACCATCACAAGctttttctattttctcaaatttcacaATTAAAGCGATGCATTGAGGATTGGTGATGAAACTTATGGAGCACACGATCATGATTCATGTTGAAGCCACCATTCACCATAATAAGACTTGTCGTTGTAATAATTTATTGTGatgatatgtattattttatgatGCATGGacatcataaatttttatattatgcaaTAATATAATTAGTTAAATCATCTGATATCTAacgaataattattattttaataaaatcatgtaattttcatacatgaaaataacaaataaagagaACTCAACCCAATATGCGTAACAATTTTTTATTGAAGATTTTGTTTTCTAATgtcaaataaattgattaatgcaTCAACCTTCTCAAACACCATTTATGACTTTGTTATAAGCATTTTGTATATTTGAATATATTAGATACAGACTCTAAAACAATGTGAATAgtaatttcttatattttcttGATCATAAgtgtattatataaataattacgaAAAAAGATGGAGTAATACATTTGCGTAGTGCTTATTACAAAA
The genomic region above belongs to Gossypium hirsutum isolate 1008001.06 chromosome D05, Gossypium_hirsutum_v2.1, whole genome shotgun sequence and contains:
- the LOC107902161 gene encoding serine carboxypeptidase-like 42, whose translation is MQKWYEKYPVFKSKDLYLAGSSFAGHYVPNLANALLDDNKQSKQSKFNLKGLVLGNPMLRKKLDDIAKIDFFFSREMINSSLYNEIKKECNAIDENNYFSSIKTTWSAKCKNLVFEADLAAFKTDAHNYSPQKLFDVFRPPCAETEKDLNLEKQVPLVSTEVDMCHPLRVQFYFNLPEVQKAFHGNQTNLSYRWKGCFTANFKYNEADKDLDMLPALKNLLQLSVPITIFSGDQDGIIPIEGTLQHLEKLAEELNIKLTKKETWSLGTKEGGLKYEFGDLLKFLTVKGGNHHVTSSRPSQAFSIFSNFTIKAMH